Below is a window of Undibacterium sp. YM2 DNA.
GTCATATAGACTTCGTACTGGCTCACCGCAAAATGCACTAACGCGCCGCGTTTGAAAGTCAGCAGAGGTTCCGGCTTTTTGGTAACAGGGTCAATAGGCAAGCGCGTAGTGCGGTACTGGCGCATGGCATTGTGTACAGCCTGTTTAAATTCAGACTTCAATTCCAAAGTCGCAACCGGGATGCCATTGACGAACAAGACCAGATCAATGCGCCAGGCTTTTGCTTTTGCACTGCTTGTCTCATCCGTACCCGTAGCGTCATCATTCCCGCGCAGGCGGGAATCTAGCGGCGTAGCATCCGCCTCCTTCACCCAGGGGCTGTAAACCAACTCCGGCACCACCCGCAAACGGTTCTGCTTATAACGTGCCAAGGTATCCGGGTTCAAGTCATGTTCCGGCGCAAACTGGCAAAGCGAAAAGCGCGTACCACGGTCTTTAAGTTCATGCCGCAAGACACCCAGGGTGCCAAAGGTACGCATCTCTTTATTCGCCGCATTCGGGTCGGCCTTGTTGAGCTGCTGCACCAGCCGTTCCAGGAATTTTTGTTCAGGCTGCACTGGATACAAGGCACAAAATTTTTGCCATTGCTCGTCTTGCGTGTCTTTGACAAAACCCAGCACGTCTTCAGGATACAAAGCCAGTTCGCGGTTGTAATGCTCCGCCTTGCCGAGCAGCCAGCCATTGGCCAGGAGCTGGCGTATCATGTCGTTTTGGAAGGTCAGTTCGTTGGCTTTGCTCATAAAGAGGTTCTCTGGTGTAGGCTTGGTTTAATCACACGCTATCAGGCTGATAAGGCTGTTTCGCTTGGCGCCTGCCAATCGCGTACATCGATCTTACCTGTGACGGCTGCGGAGATTAGGGCTGTGCGGCGTTCTTGAAGTATTGCGACCTGAGATTCAGATTTTTCTAGCAATACTTCAAACTGATTATTTGCTGTAGTAATGTGACTTACAATCTCTCTTTGCTCAGATTTTGATGGAATAACGAATCCAAGCTCTAATAGGTCTTCCTGAGTTACACTCGGTAAAGCAGTATTTGTAGAAAGTAAATCAAAAGGGAACAATGAAGCTTGAAAATGTATATATTCAGCTTCGCTATCTTGAGAAACCTCGCTATAGAACATGGTATCTACAGTCCAAAATTTTCCGTCAACAATAAGAGGTTTATTCACTGTTCCTTTGCGGCCAAATAAAACAGATTTTCCATCGAATAAATAACTGGAACTACGTTTAAAAATACCGCCTGAACCATAGACTGGATATCCGCCATTTTCGACTTCCACATCTTTATAGTCTTTACCATTTCTTATTTTTAAGACATTCTTTAATCTTCCTACTAACCAGTGTCTCGGCACCTCGCCTAGCCACTGCACGCCAGAATTACGCATGGGGCGTTGGGGTGGAGGCCTTTGGTGACGGCATGACTAATCACCGCCTGTCGTTTTTCTTTCAGCAGTTTGATCAACTCTTGCTGCTTCGCGATCAGGGTATCGATCTTGGCGGTTTCGTGGTCGAGGAAGTTTGCGATCTTTTTGCGCTCGTTAGCATCTTCTGGAATTGCAAACCGATAGTTTCCCAAATGCTCTTGAGTCATGCTGGGCAATGCGGTATTGGTGGAATAGCGTGAGAACTGAATGGTGAGCGCCAGGTAGTATAAAAATTTTGGATAAATGTCTTCGTTTATTTCCGTATAGTACATAGTATCCACAGTCCAGAAAGGTTCGTTGATGTACAGCGGCTTATCAATCGTTCCTTTTCTTCCGAGTAATACAGACTCTTTTGCGTAGGTGTATGAGGAAGCATACGTAAATTGTCCACCGGATCCAATGACTGGGTATCCTTCATCTACTTGAACGTCTTTATAGTCTTGGCCATTTTTTATTTTCGCCATGAACTTGAG
It encodes the following:
- a CDS encoding restriction endonuclease subunit S, whose amino-acid sequence is MSRYKAYAEYKDSGVEWLGAIPSEWALKQLKFMAKIKNGQDYKDVQVDEGYPVIGSGGQFTYASSYTYAKESVLLGRKGTIDKPLYINEPFWTVDTMYYTEINEDIYPKFLYYLALTIQFSRYSTNTALPSMTQEHLGNYRFAIPEDANERKKIANFLDHETAKIDTLIAKQQELIKLLKEKRQAVISHAVTKGLHPNAPCVILACSG
- a CDS encoding restriction endonuclease subunit S, yielding MRNSGVQWLGEVPRHWLVGRLKNVLKIRNGKDYKDVEVENGGYPVYGSGGIFKRSSSYLFDGKSVLFGRKGTVNKPLIVDGKFWTVDTMFYSEVSQDSEAEYIHFQASLFPFDLLSTNTALPSVTQEDLLELGFVIPSKSEQREIVSHITTANNQFEVLLEKSESQVAILQERRTALISAAVTGKIDVRDWQAPSETALSA